The nucleotide window ACCTGGGCTCCCTGTTCCCGAAGCCGTGCAAGGTAGCGGCTGGCCATGATGGCGTCGCCAAATCCCTGTTCGGTGTAGATGTAGATGCTCTGTCCCTGGAGGGGTTCTCCCTGCCACCGGGGCTTGGGGCAGATTCTTGGTGAAAGGTTGTCCAGGCGCCAGCGCCATTCGTATTCCTCCCATCCTTCGGTGAACCGTTCGAGCATCAGGAGCGAAAATGCCCGGGCCATATGGGTCTGCGGCGCCTCGGGATTGCAGTGTAACGCCCGGTCGAGAAAAGGGAGGGCCTCTTCATGGTGACCTTCCTCCTGGCAGAGGATGGCCAGATTGTAATGGGCCGTGGCATGATCGGGGTTGCAGGTGACTGCCCTCGTGAAACATTCCCGGGCTTCCGCGGTCAAACCCTCGGAAAAATGAATGTTGCCCAGATTAAGGTGGACCTCGCAAAAATCGGGTTTCAACAGGAGCGCCGTGGCGAAGGATTCCTTGGCCGGTTGCAAACGGTTCTGACCGAGAAGAATGCTTCCCAGATGAAAATGATAATAGGGGTGGTTGGGGTATTGGGCGATGGCCTGCCGGATCAGGGTGACGGCGAGGGTATCACGACCGGCGGCGTTGGCGACCATGCCGAGAATGTAGAGCGCCTGATGATTTTTGGGGTCGATTCCATAAACCCGATTGGCGCAGGCGCCCGCCTTGGCCAAGTTTCCCTGGGCGTAGGCTTCGCTGGCCTGATGGAGCCATTCCTGGATGTGATGTTC belongs to Magnetococcales bacterium and includes:
- a CDS encoding tetratricopeptide repeat protein, translating into MNEHHIQEWLHQASEAYAQGNLAKAGACANRVYGIDPKNHQALYILGMVANAAGRDTLAVTLIRQAIAQYPNHPYYHFHLGSILLGQNRLQPAKESFATALLLKPDFCEVHLNLGNIHFSEGLTAEARECFTRAVTCNPDHATAHYNLAILCQEEGHHEEALPFLDRALHCNPEAPQTHMARAFSLLMLERFTEGWEEYEWRWRLDNLSPRICPKPRWQGEPLQGQSIYIYTEQGFGDAIMASRYLARLREQGAQVHFECKPELYSLFSTSRIADKLHARLPDDDEPPPFDYDWHLPIMSLPGFFTRTTQDIPADLPYLKADPSRLAHWHARLSTATGLRVGINWSGNPQATANRHRACTLQDLYPLTRIDGVRFISLQKGSPAEQLRFIDKDGRIEDISTDLIDFAETAAVLGNLDLLISTDTAVVHLAGALGVPTWTLLHTGAEWRWRLQHKESPWYPGMRLFRQHTPREWHGVVAEVARELDRHPLRNRHP